The sequence TGCTTCTTGGTGCATTTTCTGCCAGTTAATCGCTCCCCAAGGGGTTTTAAATTCACGACCAAGAAAAATATTTTCCGCAATGGTGAGATTGCCAACTAAATTAAGTTCTTGGTGAATAATACTAATGCCAGCTTCCTGTGAGGCTTTAGGTCCATTGAAATTAACTGATCGATTAAGATACTCAATTGTGCCTGCATCTTTGGAATAAATACCAGTAAGTACTTTCATCAACGTTGATTTACCCGCCCCATTTTCCCCCATCAATGCCATTACCCGTCCAGCGTAAACAGATAAACAGGCATTATTCAAGGCTTTCACACCCGGAAATGACTTATCAACACCACTAATTTTGAGTAAAGTTTCCATAATTTCACCCTGATTAAAATGGCACGCCAGAATATAAAATCACATTGGCATAAGGTGAACATTCGCCAGTACGAACAATAGCTTTACTTTCGAGGGTGAATTTTTTAAAAGTTTCGTGTGATACAAATTCCACTTGTATTTGATTACCCTGATGGCTTTCAAGTTGTTGAAGTTGTGTTAAAAGTGCGGTCAATATTTCTGGATTTTTTTCTTTAATTTCTTCTGCAATAACAACGCGTTCAACATACATTTCATTCGTTACTACATTAAACGTTTGTAAAAAACTTGGTACACCCGCAGTTAATGCGAGATCGATACGTTCCACACTTAACGGAATTGGAAGTCCCGCATCGCAAATCGTCAAATTTTCCGTATGACCAAGCGTAGCAATGCAATGCGAAAGTTGCGCATTCAATAAAGCTGTTTTTTTCATCTAAAAGCTCCTTTTCTTGTTATCGAAACGTTTCGATAGAGCAAATATAGATAACAAAAATAGAAAAACAACAAAGAAATATCAGATTTGAGAACTTGATCACAAAATATTTGTGTTCTGTACCTGATAATGATCAATGCATTGAAAACGCCCTGTTAAACAACAGGGCGTTCATATTTCACTACCATTGATACATTGCACCAGCGCCTACGCCGACTTTACCTTGCGTGTTGCTGGAAAACGAGCCTTTAAAAATCCATTTTCCATTATCAGTCATTCTTGATGCGCCAAGGGAAATTGAGGATTGATCACCGTAGAAACCACTTCCGATACCTATGCCCATTTTACCAGGGGCTGAAACTTGTGGAATTGAGCCTTGAGCAATTGCACTTGCTGTGCCAGCTTCTGCTTTTTTACCCACTTTATCAATGCGGCGTTGGATATTCCGTTCTGCCTGATCAAGCTGGGCTTTGTTTACCGCATCCATCGGATTAACCCCCGAAGCTACATTAACAATTCGGTTTCCACCATTATTTAGCCCTTTCTCGGTTAGCGAAACTTGGCTATCGCCACTGCCAATAGTTACGCCTTTTTCATTCATTACCGTCTCGCCAGATTTAAATTCTTTGGAGGAAACGCTGTTTAAATTTTTGATGTCTTTATTCAGGCTAATTTTTACCTGTTTTTTTCCACCTTGGGTTTGATGAATAATCTCAAGATTGCTGTCTTGGTTGTCCATAACAATTTCAGCGGATTGCCCATCTTGGCCATTCTTGCCGTCTTTGCCATCTTTC comes from Haemophilus haemolyticus and encodes:
- the rbsD gene encoding D-ribose pyranase, coding for MKKTALLNAQLSHCIATLGHTENLTICDAGLPIPLSVERIDLALTAGVPSFLQTFNVVTNEMYVERVVIAEEIKEKNPEILTALLTQLQQLESHQGNQIQVEFVSHETFKKFTLESKAIVRTGECSPYANVILYSGVPF